The following coding sequences are from one Humulus lupulus chromosome X, drHumLupu1.1, whole genome shotgun sequence window:
- the LOC133807141 gene encoding nucleolar GTP-binding protein 1 isoform X4 yields the protein MNRTSSLIQLWQTPPTRILFRSSKLFQGLYVIPRVKFYPPPCSCKNIQTTSYEDVNGKASYVPTIKIKKEMEEKEKLPEKLETVGAFQKLPMVMPSFDILYSAIKKAKRVSPTKGIANIAKRERNRGAKQLDALMKELAVPLRTYMESFPKRHTLHPYERSLIELTLGDGNYEEVLGNVDSLRKRVVSVAKEHASLCAKSVTKREAEDRLVEGMKKVEETFNHKGKAVDDLLNIAKTLRAMPVVDLETPTLCLVGAPNVGKSSLVRVLSTGKPEICNYPFTTRGILMGHIVSNYNHFQVTDTPGLLRRCDVLYVHDLSGECGTSPSDQFIIYKEIKERFCDHLWLDVVSKCDLLQDSPVVFVTENADEDGLELAKYRKMGPDGALHVSITDEVALSKLKDKVHEMLSLQMARIQAEKGSMICQTNLNPAGSATDEPVQVLQLAHLKKWTS from the exons ATGAACAGGACTTCCAGTCTCATTCAACTCTGGCAAACTCCCCCAACCAGAATACTTTTCAGAAGCTCAAAACTCTTCCAAG GGTTATATGTGATACCTCGTGTCAAATTTTATCCACCACCATGCTCATGCAAGAACATACAAACTACCTCATACGAAGATGTCAATGGTAAAGCAAGCTATGTACCCACaatcaaaattaaaaaagaaatggaAGAAAAG GAAAAATTACCAGAGAAGCTTGAAACAGTTGGTGCATTTCAAAAGCTGCCCATGGTGATGCCATCCTTTGATATTCTTTACTCAGCAATAAAGAAGGCCAAGAGAGTTTCTCCAACTAAGG GCATTGCCAACATTGCAAAGCGAGAGAGAAATAGAGGTGCAAAGCAGCTTGATGCGCTGATGAAA GAATTGGCAGTTCCTTTGAGGACTTACATGGAGAGTTTTCCAAAGAGACATACTCTTCATCCTTATGAGCGATCTCTTATTGAATTGACTCTTGGAGATGGAAATTATGAAGAG GTATTGGGCAATGTGGACTCTCTGAGGAAGAGGGTGGTCTCCGTTGCAAAGGAACATGCATCTCTTTGTGCTAAG TCAGTTACTAAGCGAGAAGCAGAAGATCGACTAGTTGAG GGTATGAAGAAAGTTGAAGAGACATTTAATCACAAAGGGAAAGCTGTTGATGATTTGTTAAACATTGCCAAG ACTTTGCGAGCAATGCCAGTGGTTGATCTTGAAACACCAACACTTTGTCTTGTTGGTGCTCCAAATGTGGGAAAGTCTTCCCTGGTTCGTGTGCTCTCTACAGGGAAACCTGAG ATTTGCAACTACCCTTTTACAACCAGAGGAATACTAATGGGCCATATTGTTTCAAACTACAATCATTTTCAG GTAACGGATACTCCTGGTTTGCTAAGGAGATGTGATG TACTTTATGTTCATGATCTCTCTGGAGAATGTGGAACCTCTCCCTCCGATCAG TTTATCATATACAAAGAAATAAAAGAGAGGTTTTGTGATCATCTGTGGCTCGATGTTGTATCCAAGTGCGATCTGTTACAAGATTCCCCTGTGGTCTTTGTCACAGAAAATGCTGACGAAGATGGTCTTGAGCTAGCAAAGTACCGCAAAATGGGACCAGATGGGGCTTTACACGTATCAATTACAGACGAAGTAGCGCTGAGCAAG TTGAAGGATAAAGTGCATGAGATGCTCAGTCTTCAGATGGCCAGAATCCAAGCTGAAAAAG GAAGTATGATTTGTCAGACAAATTTGAACCCTGCAGGCAGTGCGACAGATGAACCAGTTCAAGTTCTTCAGCTGGCTCATTTAAAGAAATGGACTTCTTAA
- the LOC133807141 gene encoding nucleolar GTP-binding protein 1 isoform X1 encodes MNRTSSLIQLWQTPPTRILFRSSKLFQGLYVIPRVKFYPPPCSCKNIQTTSYEDVNGKASYVPTIKIKKEMEEKEKLPEKLETVGAFQKLPMVMPSFDILYSAIKKAKRVSPTKGIANIAKRERNRGAKQLDALMKELAVPLRTYMESFPKRHTLHPYERSLIELTLGDGNYEEVLGNVDSLRKRVVSVAKEHASLCAKSVTKREAEDRLVEGMKKVEETFNHKGKAVDDLLNIAKTLRAMPVVDLETPTLCLVGAPNVGKSSLVRVLSTGKPEICNYPFTTRGILMGHIVSNYNHFQVTDTPGLLRRCDEDRNNLEKLTLAVLSHLPTAVLYVHDLSGECGTSPSDQFIIYKEIKERFCDHLWLDVVSKCDLLQDSPVVFVTENADEDGLELAKYRKMGPDGALHVSITDEVALSKLKDKVHEMLSLQMARIQAEKGSMICQTNLNPAGSATDEPVQVLQLAHLKKWTS; translated from the exons ATGAACAGGACTTCCAGTCTCATTCAACTCTGGCAAACTCCCCCAACCAGAATACTTTTCAGAAGCTCAAAACTCTTCCAAG GGTTATATGTGATACCTCGTGTCAAATTTTATCCACCACCATGCTCATGCAAGAACATACAAACTACCTCATACGAAGATGTCAATGGTAAAGCAAGCTATGTACCCACaatcaaaattaaaaaagaaatggaAGAAAAG GAAAAATTACCAGAGAAGCTTGAAACAGTTGGTGCATTTCAAAAGCTGCCCATGGTGATGCCATCCTTTGATATTCTTTACTCAGCAATAAAGAAGGCCAAGAGAGTTTCTCCAACTAAGG GCATTGCCAACATTGCAAAGCGAGAGAGAAATAGAGGTGCAAAGCAGCTTGATGCGCTGATGAAA GAATTGGCAGTTCCTTTGAGGACTTACATGGAGAGTTTTCCAAAGAGACATACTCTTCATCCTTATGAGCGATCTCTTATTGAATTGACTCTTGGAGATGGAAATTATGAAGAG GTATTGGGCAATGTGGACTCTCTGAGGAAGAGGGTGGTCTCCGTTGCAAAGGAACATGCATCTCTTTGTGCTAAG TCAGTTACTAAGCGAGAAGCAGAAGATCGACTAGTTGAG GGTATGAAGAAAGTTGAAGAGACATTTAATCACAAAGGGAAAGCTGTTGATGATTTGTTAAACATTGCCAAG ACTTTGCGAGCAATGCCAGTGGTTGATCTTGAAACACCAACACTTTGTCTTGTTGGTGCTCCAAATGTGGGAAAGTCTTCCCTGGTTCGTGTGCTCTCTACAGGGAAACCTGAG ATTTGCAACTACCCTTTTACAACCAGAGGAATACTAATGGGCCATATTGTTTCAAACTACAATCATTTTCAG GTAACGGATACTCCTGGTTTGCTAAGGAGATGTGATG AGGACAGGAATAATTTAGAAAAGTTAACCCTTGCTGTTCTCTCTCATCTTCCAACTGCAGTACTTTATGTTCATGATCTCTCTGGAGAATGTGGAACCTCTCCCTCCGATCAG TTTATCATATACAAAGAAATAAAAGAGAGGTTTTGTGATCATCTGTGGCTCGATGTTGTATCCAAGTGCGATCTGTTACAAGATTCCCCTGTGGTCTTTGTCACAGAAAATGCTGACGAAGATGGTCTTGAGCTAGCAAAGTACCGCAAAATGGGACCAGATGGGGCTTTACACGTATCAATTACAGACGAAGTAGCGCTGAGCAAG TTGAAGGATAAAGTGCATGAGATGCTCAGTCTTCAGATGGCCAGAATCCAAGCTGAAAAAG GAAGTATGATTTGTCAGACAAATTTGAACCCTGCAGGCAGTGCGACAGATGAACCAGTTCAAGTTCTTCAGCTGGCTCATTTAAAGAAATGGACTTCTTAA
- the LOC133807141 gene encoding nucleolar GTP-binding protein 1 isoform X3, translated as MNRTSSLIQLWQTPPTRILFRSSKLFQGLYVIPRVKFYPPPCSCKNIQTTSYEDVNGKASYVPTIKIKKEMEEKEKLPEKLETVGAFQKLPMVMPSFDILYSAIKKAKRVSPTKGIANIAKRERNRGAKQLDALMKELAVPLRTYMESFPKRHTLHPYERSLIELTLGDGNYEEVLGNVDSLRKRVVSVAKEHASLCAKSVTKREAEDRLVEGMKKVEETFNHKGKAVDDLLNIAKTLRAMPVVDLETPTLCLVGAPNVGKSSLVRVLSTGKPEICNYPFTTRGILMGHIVSNYNHFQVTDTPGLLRRCDEDRNNLEKLTLAVLSHLPTAVLYVHDLSGECGTSPSDQFIIYKEIKERFCDHLWLDVVSKCDLLQDSPVVFVTENADEDGLELAKYRKMGPDGALHVSITDEVALSKLKDKVHEMLSLQMARIQAEKGSATDEPVQVLQLAHLKKWTS; from the exons ATGAACAGGACTTCCAGTCTCATTCAACTCTGGCAAACTCCCCCAACCAGAATACTTTTCAGAAGCTCAAAACTCTTCCAAG GGTTATATGTGATACCTCGTGTCAAATTTTATCCACCACCATGCTCATGCAAGAACATACAAACTACCTCATACGAAGATGTCAATGGTAAAGCAAGCTATGTACCCACaatcaaaattaaaaaagaaatggaAGAAAAG GAAAAATTACCAGAGAAGCTTGAAACAGTTGGTGCATTTCAAAAGCTGCCCATGGTGATGCCATCCTTTGATATTCTTTACTCAGCAATAAAGAAGGCCAAGAGAGTTTCTCCAACTAAGG GCATTGCCAACATTGCAAAGCGAGAGAGAAATAGAGGTGCAAAGCAGCTTGATGCGCTGATGAAA GAATTGGCAGTTCCTTTGAGGACTTACATGGAGAGTTTTCCAAAGAGACATACTCTTCATCCTTATGAGCGATCTCTTATTGAATTGACTCTTGGAGATGGAAATTATGAAGAG GTATTGGGCAATGTGGACTCTCTGAGGAAGAGGGTGGTCTCCGTTGCAAAGGAACATGCATCTCTTTGTGCTAAG TCAGTTACTAAGCGAGAAGCAGAAGATCGACTAGTTGAG GGTATGAAGAAAGTTGAAGAGACATTTAATCACAAAGGGAAAGCTGTTGATGATTTGTTAAACATTGCCAAG ACTTTGCGAGCAATGCCAGTGGTTGATCTTGAAACACCAACACTTTGTCTTGTTGGTGCTCCAAATGTGGGAAAGTCTTCCCTGGTTCGTGTGCTCTCTACAGGGAAACCTGAG ATTTGCAACTACCCTTTTACAACCAGAGGAATACTAATGGGCCATATTGTTTCAAACTACAATCATTTTCAG GTAACGGATACTCCTGGTTTGCTAAGGAGATGTGATG AGGACAGGAATAATTTAGAAAAGTTAACCCTTGCTGTTCTCTCTCATCTTCCAACTGCAGTACTTTATGTTCATGATCTCTCTGGAGAATGTGGAACCTCTCCCTCCGATCAG TTTATCATATACAAAGAAATAAAAGAGAGGTTTTGTGATCATCTGTGGCTCGATGTTGTATCCAAGTGCGATCTGTTACAAGATTCCCCTGTGGTCTTTGTCACAGAAAATGCTGACGAAGATGGTCTTGAGCTAGCAAAGTACCGCAAAATGGGACCAGATGGGGCTTTACACGTATCAATTACAGACGAAGTAGCGCTGAGCAAG TTGAAGGATAAAGTGCATGAGATGCTCAGTCTTCAGATGGCCAGAATCCAAGCTGAAAAAG GCAGTGCGACAGATGAACCAGTTCAAGTTCTTCAGCTGGCTCATTTAAAGAAATGGACTTCTTAA
- the LOC133807141 gene encoding nucleolar GTP-binding protein 1 isoform X2 — protein sequence MNRTSSLIQLWQTPPTRILFRSSKLFQGLYVIPRVKFYPPPCSCKNIQTTSYEDVNGKASYVPTIKIKKEMEEKEKLPEKLETVGAFQKLPMVMPSFDILYSAIKKAKRVSPTKGIANIAKRERNRGAKQLDALMKELAVPLRTYMESFPKRHTLHPYERSLIELTLGDGNYEEVLGNVDSLRKRVVSVAKEHASLCAKSVTKREAEDRLVEGMKKVEETFNHKGKAVDDLLNIAKTLRAMPVVDLETPTLCLVGAPNVGKSSLVRVLSTGKPEICNYPFTTRGILMGHIVSNYNHFQVTDTPGLLRRCDEDRNNLEKLTLAVLSHLPTAVLYVHDLSGECGTSPSDQFIIYKEIKERFCDHLWLDVVSKCDLLQDSPVVFVTENADEDGLELAKYRKMGPDGALHVSITDEVALSKLKDKVHEMLSLQMARIQAEKGTQEGSATDEPVQVLQLAHLKKWTS from the exons ATGAACAGGACTTCCAGTCTCATTCAACTCTGGCAAACTCCCCCAACCAGAATACTTTTCAGAAGCTCAAAACTCTTCCAAG GGTTATATGTGATACCTCGTGTCAAATTTTATCCACCACCATGCTCATGCAAGAACATACAAACTACCTCATACGAAGATGTCAATGGTAAAGCAAGCTATGTACCCACaatcaaaattaaaaaagaaatggaAGAAAAG GAAAAATTACCAGAGAAGCTTGAAACAGTTGGTGCATTTCAAAAGCTGCCCATGGTGATGCCATCCTTTGATATTCTTTACTCAGCAATAAAGAAGGCCAAGAGAGTTTCTCCAACTAAGG GCATTGCCAACATTGCAAAGCGAGAGAGAAATAGAGGTGCAAAGCAGCTTGATGCGCTGATGAAA GAATTGGCAGTTCCTTTGAGGACTTACATGGAGAGTTTTCCAAAGAGACATACTCTTCATCCTTATGAGCGATCTCTTATTGAATTGACTCTTGGAGATGGAAATTATGAAGAG GTATTGGGCAATGTGGACTCTCTGAGGAAGAGGGTGGTCTCCGTTGCAAAGGAACATGCATCTCTTTGTGCTAAG TCAGTTACTAAGCGAGAAGCAGAAGATCGACTAGTTGAG GGTATGAAGAAAGTTGAAGAGACATTTAATCACAAAGGGAAAGCTGTTGATGATTTGTTAAACATTGCCAAG ACTTTGCGAGCAATGCCAGTGGTTGATCTTGAAACACCAACACTTTGTCTTGTTGGTGCTCCAAATGTGGGAAAGTCTTCCCTGGTTCGTGTGCTCTCTACAGGGAAACCTGAG ATTTGCAACTACCCTTTTACAACCAGAGGAATACTAATGGGCCATATTGTTTCAAACTACAATCATTTTCAG GTAACGGATACTCCTGGTTTGCTAAGGAGATGTGATG AGGACAGGAATAATTTAGAAAAGTTAACCCTTGCTGTTCTCTCTCATCTTCCAACTGCAGTACTTTATGTTCATGATCTCTCTGGAGAATGTGGAACCTCTCCCTCCGATCAG TTTATCATATACAAAGAAATAAAAGAGAGGTTTTGTGATCATCTGTGGCTCGATGTTGTATCCAAGTGCGATCTGTTACAAGATTCCCCTGTGGTCTTTGTCACAGAAAATGCTGACGAAGATGGTCTTGAGCTAGCAAAGTACCGCAAAATGGGACCAGATGGGGCTTTACACGTATCAATTACAGACGAAGTAGCGCTGAGCAAG TTGAAGGATAAAGTGCATGAGATGCTCAGTCTTCAGATGGCCAGAATCCAAGCTGAAAAAGGTACCCAAGAAG GCAGTGCGACAGATGAACCAGTTCAAGTTCTTCAGCTGGCTCATTTAAAGAAATGGACTTCTTAA
- the LOC133807142 gene encoding phosphatidylinositol N-acetylglucosaminyltransferase subunit P-like: MEDSCSVSSPRRIVSLSKRRQASVSFEDPDDKSSRFGEPGEHGPKPSEVYGFVGSITTIVATAVFLVWAYVPETWLHSIGIFYYPSRYWALAIPTYAMVTIVLALGFYIGLNFMSTPPPTSLNTIFDEFSREPSSFEPSMEGDDQPIEPYSDIGIDRINHLMFNDVK; encoded by the exons ATGGAAGACTCATGTTCAGTCAGTAGTCCCAGAAGAATTGTCAGTCTATCAAAGAGGAGGCAGGCAAGTGTGTCCTTTGAAGACCCAGATGATAAGTCGTCCAGGTTTGGGGAGCCTGGAGAACACGGTCCAAAACCTTCAGAGGTTTATGGATTTGTAGGTTCCATCACAACCATCGTAGCTACAG CTGTTTTCTTGGTATGGGCATATGTTCCTGAGACTTGGCTACATTCTATTGGGATCTTCTACTATCCTAGCAG GTATTGGGCACTGGCCATACCTACATACGCAATGGTGACGATAGTATTAGCTCTGGGATTTTACATAGGCCTTAACTTCATGTCCACTCCTCCCCCTACTTCCTTGAACACAATTTTTG ATGAATTCAGTAGAGAACCCTCGAGTTTTGAGCCTTCCATGGAGGGTGATGATCAGCCCATTGAACCCTATTCTGATATTGGCATTGATAGAATCAATCACCTCATGTTTAATGATGTTAAATGA